One Prinia subflava isolate CZ2003 ecotype Zambia chromosome 17, Cam_Psub_1.2, whole genome shotgun sequence DNA segment encodes these proteins:
- the CARHSP1 gene encoding calcium-regulated heat-stable protein 1 isoform X3: MMDLCSPQASGMSSEPASSSSQPCPASPPSPSSLHLPEGRRPRERSPSPMRGYLIPSPLPTRRTRTFSATVRASEGPIYKGVCKCFCRSKGHGFITPADGGPDIFVHISDIEGEYVPVAGDEVTYKMCTIPPKNEKLQAVEVVITHLAPGTKHETWSGHVISS, from the exons ATGATGGATCTGT gCTCTCCTCAGGCCTCAGGAATGTCTTCTGAGCCCGCTTCGTCCTCCTCGCAGCCGTGCCCTGCCTCCCCGCCGTCGCCCAGCTCGCTGCACCTGCCGGAGGGCCGGCGGCCGCGGGAGCGCTCCCCGTCGCCCATGAGGGGGTACCTGATCCCCAGCCCGCTGCCCACCCGCCGCACCCGGACCTTCTCCGC cacggTGAGAGCGTCCGAGGGGCCCATCTACAAAGGGGTCTGCAAGTGCTTCTGCCGCTCTAAGGGCCACGGCTTCATCACCCCCGCCGACGGAGGGCCCGACATCTTCGTGCACATCTCAGA CATCGAAGGCGAGTACGTTCCCGTGGCCGGCGACGAGGTCACCTACAAGATGTGCACCATCCCCCCCAAGAACGAGAAGCTGCAGGCAGTGGAGGTGGTGATCACTCACCTGGCCCCTGGCACCAAGCACGAGACGTGGTCGGGCCATGTCATCAGCTCCTGA
- the CARHSP1 gene encoding calcium-regulated heat-stable protein 1 isoform X2, with protein MTSEGWSKAFACFQLHQLLDKSSPQASGMSSEPASSSSQPCPASPPSPSSLHLPEGRRPRERSPSPMRGYLIPSPLPTRRTRTFSATVRASEGPIYKGVCKCFCRSKGHGFITPADGGPDIFVHISDIEGEYVPVAGDEVTYKMCTIPPKNEKLQAVEVVITHLAPGTKHETWSGHVISS; from the exons ATGACTTCAGAGGGCTGGTCAAAGGCATTTGCTTGTTTTCAGTTACATCAGTTACTTGATAAAA gCTCTCCTCAGGCCTCAGGAATGTCTTCTGAGCCCGCTTCGTCCTCCTCGCAGCCGTGCCCTGCCTCCCCGCCGTCGCCCAGCTCGCTGCACCTGCCGGAGGGCCGGCGGCCGCGGGAGCGCTCCCCGTCGCCCATGAGGGGGTACCTGATCCCCAGCCCGCTGCCCACCCGCCGCACCCGGACCTTCTCCGC cacggTGAGAGCGTCCGAGGGGCCCATCTACAAAGGGGTCTGCAAGTGCTTCTGCCGCTCTAAGGGCCACGGCTTCATCACCCCCGCCGACGGAGGGCCCGACATCTTCGTGCACATCTCAGA CATCGAAGGCGAGTACGTTCCCGTGGCCGGCGACGAGGTCACCTACAAGATGTGCACCATCCCCCCCAAGAACGAGAAGCTGCAGGCAGTGGAGGTGGTGATCACTCACCTGGCCCCTGGCACCAAGCACGAGACGTGGTCGGGCCATGTCATCAGCTCCTGA
- the CARHSP1 gene encoding calcium-regulated heat-stable protein 1 isoform X1, with the protein MPSSPEHRFHSTAVVSFSGRRSRARRPRTSRGAVGEPGTPGGAERGRAGRRGTGRNGAPRTCPPLLSPALPSPKRGGAGLSSLPLPSPSLPSPAQRRGQPDSSPGAGPPARPAQPCPAQPCPGSPQASGMSSEPASSSSQPCPASPPSPSSLHLPEGRRPRERSPSPMRGYLIPSPLPTRRTRTFSATVRASEGPIYKGVCKCFCRSKGHGFITPADGGPDIFVHISDIEGEYVPVAGDEVTYKMCTIPPKNEKLQAVEVVITHLAPGTKHETWSGHVISS; encoded by the exons ATGCCATCCTCTCCTGAACACCGTTTCCACTCGACTGCTGTGGTTTCATTTTCGGGCCGGCGTTCTCGGGCCCGCAGACCCCGGACAAGCCGCGGCGCTGTTGGCGAGCCGGGAACCCccggcggggcggagcggggccgggcggggcggagAGGAACGGGGCGGAACGGGGCTCCCCggacctgccctcccctcctctccccggCCCTCCCCAGCCCGaagcggggcggagcggggctctccagccttcccctcccctccccgtccctcccctccccggcACAGCGCCGGGGCCAGCCCGACAGCAgcccgggagcggggccgccaGCCcgtcctgcccagccctgccctgcccagccctgcccag gCTCTCCTCAGGCCTCAGGAATGTCTTCTGAGCCCGCTTCGTCCTCCTCGCAGCCGTGCCCTGCCTCCCCGCCGTCGCCCAGCTCGCTGCACCTGCCGGAGGGCCGGCGGCCGCGGGAGCGCTCCCCGTCGCCCATGAGGGGGTACCTGATCCCCAGCCCGCTGCCCACCCGCCGCACCCGGACCTTCTCCGC cacggTGAGAGCGTCCGAGGGGCCCATCTACAAAGGGGTCTGCAAGTGCTTCTGCCGCTCTAAGGGCCACGGCTTCATCACCCCCGCCGACGGAGGGCCCGACATCTTCGTGCACATCTCAGA CATCGAAGGCGAGTACGTTCCCGTGGCCGGCGACGAGGTCACCTACAAGATGTGCACCATCCCCCCCAAGAACGAGAAGCTGCAGGCAGTGGAGGTGGTGATCACTCACCTGGCCCCTGGCACCAAGCACGAGACGTGGTCGGGCCATGTCATCAGCTCCTGA